One window from the genome of Pelodictyon luteolum DSM 273 encodes:
- a CDS encoding response regulator transcription factor — translation MKPKGSILIADTQFLTTEALRSMLDAEGYGMSVVHTRTELYEYLKANEPSLIITDYILFDFRSINDLRELGELHDGSPILVLCNSVNQMQIKELNQAGIRNIALKTDDRTELLQSVTTAMKGKKAYSGSVLDILLKEDGPAEDACLLTTSEIEIVRLISTGLTTKEIAVKKHVSFHTVTTHRKNIFRKLGVSSSPELMMFAIKAGLIYNIEYHI, via the coding sequence ATGAAACCGAAAGGTTCGATACTCATCGCCGATACGCAGTTCCTCACCACCGAAGCGCTAAGGTCAATGCTTGATGCCGAGGGGTACGGGATGAGTGTAGTCCATACCCGCACTGAGCTGTACGAATACCTGAAGGCCAACGAACCCTCGCTGATCATCACGGACTACATCCTGTTCGATTTCAGGTCGATCAACGACCTGCGGGAACTCGGGGAGCTGCATGATGGCTCCCCCATCCTGGTGCTCTGCAACTCGGTGAACCAGATGCAGATCAAGGAGCTGAACCAGGCCGGCATCAGGAACATCGCCCTCAAGACCGACGACCGGACCGAGCTGCTCCAGTCCGTCACGACCGCCATGAAGGGCAAGAAAGCCTATTCCGGCAGCGTGCTCGACATCCTCCTCAAAGAGGATGGACCCGCCGAAGACGCCTGCCTGCTCACCACCTCCGAAATCGAGATCGTCAGGCTCATCTCGACCGGACTCACCACCAAGGAGATCGCGGTGAAGAAGCATGTCAGTTTCCATACCGTGACGACCCACCGCAAGAACATCTTCCGGAAACTTGGCGTCTCGAGTAGCCCTGAGCTGATGATGTTCGCCATCAAGGCCGGGCTCATCTACAACATCGAATACCATATCTGA
- the cysK gene encoding cysteine synthase A, producing the protein MARIAKKLTDLIGNTPLLELGNFGLDQQALGTIIAKLEYFNPGGSVKDRIGFSMIEAAEKDGLLTRESVIVEPTSGNTGIALAFIAAAKGYRLILTMPETMSIERRNLLKALGAELVLTPGQEGMGGAIRKAEELNESLPNAFLPQQFKNPANPDIHRRTTAEEIWNDMDGKIDIFVSGIGTGGTITGVGEVLKQRNPNVRIVAVEPTESPVISGGKPGSHKIQGIGAGFIPDILNQGVIDEIITVSNENSFRTGQDLARTEGLIVGISSGAAVWAALQLAKRPENSGKRIIVILPDTGERYLSTLLYQFENEATAI; encoded by the coding sequence ATGGCACGCATTGCAAAAAAACTCACCGACCTGATCGGCAACACCCCGCTCCTCGAGCTCGGCAACTTCGGGCTGGACCAGCAGGCGCTCGGCACCATCATCGCCAAGCTCGAATACTTCAACCCCGGCGGCAGCGTCAAGGACCGTATCGGTTTCTCGATGATCGAGGCTGCCGAGAAGGACGGTCTGCTAACCAGAGAGAGCGTCATCGTCGAGCCGACCAGCGGCAACACCGGAATCGCCCTGGCCTTCATAGCTGCCGCCAAGGGATACCGGCTCATCCTGACCATGCCAGAGACAATGAGCATCGAACGCCGCAACCTCCTCAAGGCCCTCGGCGCCGAGCTGGTGCTCACCCCAGGACAGGAAGGCATGGGCGGCGCCATACGCAAGGCCGAGGAGCTTAACGAGAGCCTGCCGAACGCATTCCTGCCACAGCAGTTCAAGAACCCCGCCAACCCCGACATCCACCGCAGGACTACGGCAGAGGAGATCTGGAACGACATGGACGGCAAGATCGACATCTTCGTCTCCGGCATCGGCACCGGCGGCACCATCACCGGCGTCGGCGAGGTACTCAAACAGCGAAACCCGAACGTAAGGATCGTGGCCGTCGAGCCGACCGAATCCCCGGTGATCTCGGGCGGAAAACCCGGCTCCCACAAAATCCAGGGCATAGGTGCAGGCTTCATTCCCGATATCCTCAACCAAGGGGTAATCGACGAGATCATCACGGTCAGCAACGAAAACTCCTTCCGCACTGGTCAGGATCTGGCCCGCACCGAGGGGCTGATCGTCGGTATCTCCTCAGGCGCGGCCGTCTGGGCAGCACTCCAGCTGGCCAAGCGCCCGGAAAACAGCGGCAAGCGCATCATCGTCATCCTGCCCGATACCGGCGAACGCTACCTCTCCACCCTCCTCTACCAGTTTGAGAATGAAGCGACAGCAATTTGA
- a CDS encoding sulfate ABC transporter substrate-binding protein — protein MKSTRFSVGLALFSSLLYSTAQATAPAGATLLNVSYDPTRELYQSENAAFASYWKQKTGQEVTINQSHGGSGKQARAVIYGLEADVVTLALAYDIDAIADSKLLATNWQQRLPQNSTPYTSTIVFVVRKGNPKGIRKWDDLIKTGISVITPNPKTSGGARWNYLAAWGYKQTQTGSADKAKAFVKAIYKNVPVLDTGARGSSLTFTQRGIGDVLITWENEAHLILKEFGNDRFEIVAPPVSILAEPPIAIVDKNVDRHGTRKVAEAYLNFLYTPQAQEIIVQNSYRPRNTATLRKHASNFPAIKLFTIKDLFGTWRQAQKTHFSDGGTFDQIYTP, from the coding sequence ATGAAAAGCACCAGATTCTCCGTCGGCCTCGCGCTCTTCAGCAGCCTGCTCTACTCGACCGCACAGGCTACCGCTCCTGCCGGAGCAACACTGCTGAACGTCTCCTACGATCCCACCAGGGAACTTTACCAGAGCGAAAATGCGGCATTCGCCAGCTACTGGAAGCAGAAGACCGGCCAGGAGGTCACCATTAACCAGTCGCACGGCGGCTCCGGCAAGCAGGCCCGCGCCGTAATCTACGGCCTCGAGGCCGACGTCGTCACCCTGGCGCTGGCCTATGACATCGACGCGATCGCCGACAGCAAGCTCCTGGCGACGAACTGGCAGCAGCGCCTTCCCCAGAACAGCACGCCCTACACGTCTACCATCGTTTTCGTAGTCCGCAAGGGAAACCCGAAAGGCATCAGGAAGTGGGACGACCTGATCAAGACAGGCATATCGGTGATCACCCCGAACCCCAAGACCTCTGGCGGAGCGCGTTGGAACTACCTGGCCGCATGGGGTTACAAGCAGACGCAGACCGGATCGGCTGACAAGGCCAAGGCGTTCGTAAAGGCAATCTACAAGAATGTTCCCGTCCTCGACACCGGCGCCAGAGGTTCGAGCCTCACATTCACACAGCGAGGCATCGGCGACGTACTGATTACCTGGGAAAACGAGGCGCACCTTATTCTGAAGGAGTTCGGTAACGACAGGTTCGAAATCGTGGCCCCGCCGGTCAGCATTCTGGCCGAACCGCCGATCGCCATCGTCGATAAGAACGTCGACAGGCACGGTACCAGAAAGGTCGCCGAAGCCTACCTGAACTTTCTCTACACCCCGCAGGCGCAGGAGATCATCGTCCAGAACTCCTATCGCCCGCGCAATACGGCAACACTCAGGAAGCACGCATCGAACTTCCCGGCCATCAAGCTCTTCACGATAAAGGACCTGTTCGGCACCTGGCGCCAGGCTCAGAAGACACACTTCAGCGACGGCGGCACTTTCGACCAGATCTACACGCCCTGA
- the cysT gene encoding sulfate ABC transporter permease subunit CysT, whose product MPPFNRNKRHILPGFGLSMGYTVFYLSAIVIVPLGTIVVSAIRMDPQAFFFTVTSPRVLASYSLSISTAVFAALFNALFGFLTAWTLVRYRFPGRMVLDALVDLPFALPTAVAGICFATLYSPVGWIGQFLDKTGIQVINAPSGIVIALIFIGFPFVVRTLQPVLAELEPEMEESAQSLGATRWQTFRRILLPHLFPALLTGVTLAFARAIGEYGSVIFIAGNLPFKTEIAPLMIMSKLDQFDYDGASAVALVLLLISFSMLLVLNAVQRWQQKSYR is encoded by the coding sequence ATGCCGCCGTTCAACCGCAACAAACGACACATCCTTCCGGGATTCGGCCTCTCGATGGGCTACACGGTCTTCTACCTGTCGGCCATCGTCATCGTTCCGCTCGGAACCATCGTCGTCAGCGCCATCAGGATGGATCCGCAGGCATTCTTCTTTACAGTGACATCCCCGCGGGTACTCGCATCCTATAGCCTGAGCATCTCAACCGCCGTCTTTGCGGCACTCTTCAACGCCCTCTTCGGATTCCTGACCGCGTGGACACTTGTCCGCTATCGATTTCCTGGCAGGATGGTGCTTGATGCCCTGGTCGACCTGCCCTTTGCGCTCCCGACCGCCGTGGCCGGCATCTGCTTCGCAACACTCTACTCGCCGGTTGGCTGGATCGGCCAATTCCTCGACAAAACCGGCATACAGGTCATCAACGCACCATCCGGCATCGTCATAGCCCTGATCTTCATCGGCTTCCCTTTTGTCGTCCGGACGCTCCAGCCGGTCCTTGCAGAACTGGAGCCTGAAATGGAAGAGTCTGCCCAGAGCCTTGGTGCAACCCGCTGGCAGACCTTTCGCAGGATTCTGCTTCCGCATCTGTTCCCCGCGCTACTCACGGGCGTAACCCTCGCATTCGCAAGAGCTATCGGTGAATACGGCTCGGTGATCTTCATCGCCGGCAACCTTCCGTTCAAGACAGAGATCGCCCCGCTTATGATCATGTCCAAACTCGACCAGTTCGACTACGACGGGGCCTCAGCTGTCGCTCTCGTGCTGCTCCTCATTTCCTTTTCGATGCTCCTCGTCCTTAACGCGGTGCAACGTTGGCAGCAGAAATCCTACCGGTAA
- the cysW gene encoding sulfate ABC transporter permease subunit CysW yields MQTNSETAQQSRTPLTRNDPPTIQAVLILLTFLFFASFILIPLGLVFAEGFRKGAQVYLEAIREPFALAALKLTLLTTAIVVPVNAIFGVTAAWAISKFTFKGKSTLFSLLDLPFAVSPVIAGLIFVLLVGSRTSFGAWLGEHGIRIIFSTPGIVIATLFVTFPFVARELIPLMEAQGREEEEAAITLGARGWHVFTRITLPNIKWGLMYGMILCMARSIGEFGAVSVVSGHIRGMTNTVPLHVEILYSEYNYTAAFAVSSILVLLALGTVAIKALMEMNVHNRQHSQH; encoded by the coding sequence ATGCAGACGAACTCCGAAACAGCGCAGCAAAGCCGCACGCCACTGACACGGAACGATCCCCCGACGATCCAGGCCGTCCTGATACTGCTGACGTTCCTGTTCTTCGCGAGCTTCATCTTAATACCTTTGGGATTGGTCTTCGCTGAAGGATTCAGGAAAGGCGCCCAGGTCTACCTTGAGGCCATCCGCGAACCGTTCGCGCTTGCCGCCCTGAAGCTCACGCTTCTGACCACAGCCATCGTGGTACCGGTTAACGCGATATTCGGTGTGACGGCGGCATGGGCCATATCGAAATTCACATTCAAGGGTAAGTCCACGCTCTTCAGCCTGCTCGACCTGCCCTTCGCGGTCTCGCCGGTAATCGCCGGCCTCATCTTCGTGCTTCTGGTGGGCAGCAGGACCAGCTTCGGAGCCTGGCTCGGGGAGCACGGCATCAGGATCATTTTCTCGACGCCGGGCATCGTCATCGCCACCCTCTTCGTCACCTTCCCGTTCGTCGCGCGGGAACTCATCCCTCTCATGGAGGCTCAAGGCCGTGAGGAGGAGGAGGCAGCCATCACCCTCGGGGCGAGAGGCTGGCATGTGTTCACCAGAATCACCCTACCCAACATCAAATGGGGCCTCATGTACGGCATGATCCTCTGCATGGCGCGCTCTATCGGTGAATTCGGCGCGGTCTCCGTTGTCTCCGGCCACATCCGGGGCATGACCAACACCGTCCCGCTGCACGTCGAGATTCTCTACAGCGAATACAATTACACCGCTGCGTTCGCAGTCTCATCCATCCTTGTACTCCTAGCTCTCGGAACCGTAGCAATCAAGGCCTTGATGGAGATGAACGTGCACAACCGCCAACACTCCCAACACTGA
- a CDS encoding sulfate/molybdate ABC transporter ATP-binding protein produces MSIEIKNVTKKYPGYTALDDITLKVQTGELIALLGPSGCGKTTLLRIIAGLETPDAGSVLLGDRDTTNLQPREKNVGFVFQHYALFRRLDVFENVAFGLNVRPSGSRPSKSEIRDRVEYLLKLVQMDWAMKRYPSQLSGGQRQRVALARALAVNPKVLLLDEPFSALDAKVRQELRRWLRKLHYDIHVTSIFVTHDQEEALELADRIVVINKGRIEQQGSPQEVYDHPANAFVYNFLGNVNVFHGRVREGKILVGEKLLEAGPASGIHEAFDGQAFIRPHEIGISRIRSSGNDLSGFIRDIRLMGGQIGLALETKAFDQPIEAEITREAWHNLQLSKGDEVFITLDRLKVFSGDYEI; encoded by the coding sequence ATGAGCATCGAGATCAAAAACGTCACCAAGAAGTATCCAGGATATACGGCCCTTGACGACATCACCCTAAAGGTGCAGACAGGCGAGCTCATCGCCCTGCTCGGTCCATCGGGCTGCGGCAAGACCACCCTGCTCAGAATCATCGCCGGTCTGGAAACGCCAGACGCGGGAAGCGTCCTGCTCGGGGATCGCGATACGACAAACCTGCAGCCAAGGGAGAAGAACGTCGGGTTCGTCTTCCAGCACTACGCCCTGTTCCGGCGGCTGGACGTGTTTGAGAACGTCGCCTTCGGCCTCAATGTACGGCCCTCGGGCTCCCGTCCGTCGAAAAGCGAGATCCGCGACCGGGTCGAGTACCTGCTCAAGCTGGTGCAGATGGACTGGGCGATGAAGCGCTATCCCTCCCAGCTATCAGGGGGCCAGCGCCAGCGCGTGGCTCTCGCCAGGGCGCTCGCGGTAAACCCGAAGGTGCTACTGCTCGACGAACCATTCTCGGCACTAGATGCCAAGGTGCGCCAGGAGCTTCGTCGGTGGCTCCGTAAACTGCACTACGATATCCACGTCACAAGTATTTTCGTCACGCATGACCAGGAAGAGGCGCTCGAACTCGCCGACCGGATCGTGGTAATCAACAAAGGGCGGATCGAGCAACAGGGCTCCCCGCAGGAGGTGTATGACCATCCGGCCAACGCCTTCGTCTACAACTTTCTTGGCAATGTCAACGTGTTCCACGGTCGAGTGAGAGAAGGGAAGATACTGGTCGGCGAAAAACTGCTCGAAGCAGGCCCTGCTTCCGGAATCCACGAAGCTTTCGATGGGCAGGCTTTCATCAGGCCGCATGAAATCGGCATCAGCAGGATCCGCAGCAGCGGAAATGACCTTTCCGGATTCATCCGGGACATCCGGCTCATGGGCGGCCAGATCGGGCTCGCACTTGAAACAAAAGCCTTCGACCAGCCGATCGAGGCCGAGATCACGCGGGAGGCCTGGCACAACCTGCAGCTGTCGAAGGGAGACGAGGTTTTCATCACCCTCGACCGCCTCAAGGTCTTCAGCGGAGACTATGAGATCTGA
- a CDS encoding precorrin-2 dehydrogenase/sirohydrochlorin ferrochelatase family protein yields the protein MNCLPVCINLENRRVLVVGGGIAAFEKIELLKRFGADFTVVGESLDERIVDSIADCRLRRWRDEDLDGIWLTYACDEARESNARLKCAANARGILINTPDDPSLCDFLSPAIYRQGAMTVAVSSGGADVRRAIEWRDRVKLLFGDANDRD from the coding sequence ATGAACTGCCTCCCGGTCTGCATCAACCTTGAAAACAGACGGGTCCTTGTCGTTGGTGGCGGGATTGCCGCCTTTGAGAAAATCGAACTCCTGAAGCGCTTCGGTGCAGATTTTACGGTTGTCGGCGAATCGCTCGACGAGCGGATCGTCGACAGCATAGCGGACTGCCGACTTCGCCGCTGGCGGGATGAAGACCTTGATGGTATATGGCTTACCTACGCCTGCGACGAAGCACGGGAATCGAACGCCAGGCTAAAATGTGCAGCAAACGCGAGGGGCATCCTGATCAACACGCCGGATGATCCCAGCCTCTGCGATTTCCTTTCCCCGGCAATTTACCGGCAAGGCGCCATGACGGTAGCTGTATCATCAGGGGGTGCCGACGTCAGGAGAGCAATCGAATGGAGGGACAGGGTCAAGCTGCTTTTCGGAGACGCCAATGACCGCGACTGA